Within the Candidatus Thorarchaeota archaeon genome, the region ATGAGATCGACATCTCTGTCTTTTGCCTGGCGAATGATTCGTGAAGAAGGAAGCCCTTCATCGAAGATACCCTCTACGTCAATATCGTACTCCTCTGCCTCTTTCTCATATCTTTCAATCAGACTCATTCCATTAGCCCGATATTTTATCATGATTTCGTCCCGACTCAATTCGGACATAATCGCAACCTGCTCAACGGAAGGAGTTGGCACAACATGAATAACTAAGAGCTTGGAACCTGTTATTTCGCAGACCTCGAAAGCCACAGTAGCCGCTCGGGTGGAGGCGTCACTTCCATCCACTGCAAGCATGACCTTCTTTGCTCTACAGAATATGCGACCTTCTTCGCAATGCAGGACATCAGTCAGTTTTCTTCCTTCAACCATACTTCAGACTATACATTTTCCTCGTAAATAGCTTGGCATCGCGATTGCCATGATAGTTCAATGTTTTAAGCCATACATGTGATGTTTTAGAAGAGTGTAACATGATGGATGCGAAACAAGCTGCTGCCAATGCCATACAAGCCGTGTTAGAAGGAAAACCTGGCGAGTCCTTGCTTGTAGTAACAGATGATGTAAGAAGTGAGGTAGGAGAGACTTTCGCGCAAGGGGGTCTTGAGCTCGGCCTATGGACAAGGTTACTGGTTTTGGAAACCGAAGAAGATGTCTACCGCAAATCAGTTCCACCTCACCTAGTGGAAATCGCCAACTCCCCCAATCCTCCAGACATCTACATCAATACGCTTCGGGGACCAGCGCAGGAAACACCATTCAGGATTCAAATCATCAAGCTTGAGACGAGAAAGCGTAGATCCAGACTCGGTCATTGTCCAGGTATCACTATGGACATGTTAACCGAAGGTGCACTTGCCCTTACAACTGAAGAACATGCAAAGATGC harbors:
- a CDS encoding universal stress protein — its product is MVEGRKLTDVLHCEEGRIFCRAKKVMLAVDGSDASTRAATVAFEVCEITGSKLLVIHVVPTPSVEQVAIMSELSRDEIMIKYRANGMSLIERYEKEAEEYDIDVEGIFDEGLPSSRIIRQAKDRDVDLIVMGSLGRGGNKKKTVIGSSTERVIEGSDCPVLVTK